The Cellulosimicrobium cellulans genome contains the following window.
CGAGGCCGGGTGCCTCAGCCGCGCAGGCCGAGGATCGACGTGTAGCTGCGCCGGGCGTTGCCGAACGAGTCGACCGGGTTCGGCGGGACGGCCGTCGTCGGGGCGTTGTCCTGCTCCCAGATGCCCCAGCGCGTGCCGCGCGCCTTCGTCGCACGGAGGAACTCGCGGTAGGGCAGGTCGCCCGCGTCGAACTCGATGATGTCGAACCCGTTCGGGTTCGCCTCGTTGCGCGCCCCGTCCTTGAGGTGCAGGAGCGGGTAGCGGTGCGGGTTGTTGCGCACGTAGTCGATGGGCTCGAAGCCGGGGAAGCGGTACTGGCCCACGAAGGCCCAGTAGACGTCCATCTCGAGGAACACGTCGCGGGGGTCGGTGTTGTCGAAGAAGACGTCGTACAGACGCACCTCGGGCCGGTCCGTCGCGAACGCGAACTCGCCCGCGTGGTTGTGCTGGTAGAGCTTGAGTCCAGCGGCGCTCGCCTGGGCGCCCCACGCGTTGAACTCGTCCGCGGCGGCGCGGTACCCGTCGACCGTGTTGACGTTCGACGGGGCGTTGGCCGTGCCGACGTGCGGCATGCCGAGGATGTTCGCGATCTCGAGCTGGCGCGGGAGGTCCGTGCGCAGCGCGTTGATGCCGACGTGGGAGCCGACGGCGCGCAGCCCGTTGTCGTCGAGGAGCTGGCGGATCTCCTCCGGGGTGATCGCGCCGACCTGACCCTGGGTGTAGCCGGCGAACTCGATCTCGGAGTAGCCGATGTCGGCGAGCTGCTCGAACACCGTCCGGAACCCGAGGCTCGAGACCTTGTCGCGGATCGAGTAGAGCTGGATGCCGATCTTGCCCGGGGGCACCAGGCGACCGTTGCCCGCGGCCGCGAGCGGCCCGGCCGCGGTGGGAGCCGGGGCTGCGTTGGCCACCGGGGCGACGGCGGCACCGAGGCCCACGGCCACGGTCGACGTCGCGAGCGCCTTGATCAGGCTGCGGCGCGTCATCTGAGACTTGCTCATCGTCTCTCCTTCGAGGGATGTGACGGTGCGGCTCGGGCGAGTCGCACCGCGGTGGTGCAGGTCGGCAGCGAGTCAGCGGCACACGTGCTCGTCGCCGCCGACGACAGGTCCTCGGGCGGCCCGCTTCGTCGTCCGTCCTGGTCAGGGCCGAACAGCGCCCTGCGACTGGTCCTCCTCGTCTCGTCCTCGAGCGAGTCCTCCGCACGTCGTCGTGCCGGAGGAGCGCGTCCACACCGTTTCGTCGGGCGGG
Protein-coding sequences here:
- a CDS encoding sugar phosphate isomerase/epimerase family protein → MSKSQMTRRSLIKALATSTVAVGLGAAVAPVANAAPAPTAAGPLAAAGNGRLVPPGKIGIQLYSIRDKVSSLGFRTVFEQLADIGYSEIEFAGYTQGQVGAITPEEIRQLLDDNGLRAVGSHVGINALRTDLPRQLEIANILGMPHVGTANAPSNVNTVDGYRAAADEFNAWGAQASAAGLKLYQHNHAGEFAFATDRPEVRLYDVFFDNTDPRDVFLEMDVYWAFVGQYRFPGFEPIDYVRNNPHRYPLLHLKDGARNEANPNGFDIIEFDAGDLPYREFLRATKARGTRWGIWEQDNAPTTAVPPNPVDSFGNARRSYTSILGLRG